AATGAAAACCGCCGAAAACAATGATCAGCAGGCGGTCTTTGACCGAAAGAGGAGACCCCAGAGCCTGAAAGCGTCGCCCGAAAAACCACTGTTCCAGACCATGCACCAGCAGCACCAGGGGCAACAGCCACAGCAGAACAGAGTAGAGAGGTTGGGCAAAGGGAATAAACAGGTTGCGAATGGATCCCAGCCAGAACAGGCCGATGATAAATTTCCCCGCTTTCACAATGGACTCCTGTTGGTCTTTTTCTGACAGGGAGTGTAACGAATTTATGCCAATGTTTCCTGTACATCGAGACAGTATTTTCTATTGTGATCGTTTACAAACCACTTATGGCAGGGATATAGCCATGGTTTACACGCGACTCTTTATGTCATTACCGCAACTTATGTTATCGCGGCAACTCCCGGCGAAACACCGGGAGACAACCCTCAACTTAACCGCAGCACTTTTTATATTTTTTACCGCTGCCACACAGACAGGGATCATTACGCCCGGGCATGGTTGCCGGAATATCCGGATAAATGAAGTACCATTGTCCATTCTCCAGAATAAAATCAGACGTTTCGTGGTGAGCCGACTCACCAGAGCCATCACGGTACCATGCCTTGAACTCGACAATGCCTTTCCTGTCTCCGGCCTGACCCGCTTCGGTTCGCAACACATCAAGGCGAGTCCACTCCGTGCTGTCTGCACGCTTCATAATGCCGGCTTTATCCAGCCCATCGTGCTGACGGGGCCAGGTGGTCTTTAGCAGATAATCCACCTTCTTCAGATAATAAGCACAGAATCGTGATCGCATGAGCTGCTCGGCTGTAGAAGCCGCTTTGCCATTATGAAAAGATTGACAACAATGCAGATAGGTGTGACCACTTCCACACGGACATAATGACTCGGGTGATATAACATTCATAGTCAATCGGTATTGCTCATTGGAATTGCTCATGGGTATTCGGGTCAGTGTGCCTACTATGATCTTCTGTCGTCAATATGTGGTTACTTCTATTATGGTTATCTTCAACCAGTCATCAAAACCAAGCCTTAACTTATCCGGAGTCTGTTGCTAAAACTCAATAAAGGCTGAAGAAGTCTACTAAAAATTAATATTAATTTAAGTTCGGATTATAAAGACATGCCAGACAGTGCTTACTATCAAGTATTTTCACTGCTACAATTCGTTACGCTCATCAAATCCCGATTATCAGACAGAACTCATATAACAGGATTCATTCTATTAGCACTCTCTCTGAAACCTGTAATGACAAAGGCAGATTCGGAATACCATACGTCGGATCAATACCTTTCCGAAAAAGACCATTTTGAAGCCCGATTAATTAACGACTTTAATTGTAAAAAACTAT
Above is a window of Endozoicomonas montiporae CL-33 DNA encoding:
- a CDS encoding DUF1145 domain-containing protein, translating into MKAGKFIIGLFWLGSIRNLFIPFAQPLYSVLLWLLPLVLLVHGLEQWFFGRRFQALGSPLSVKDRLLIIVFGGFHLMTLMKRLPDVAVSDE
- a CDS encoding YchJ family protein, coding for MSNSNEQYRLTMNVISPESLCPCGSGHTYLHCCQSFHNGKAASTAEQLMRSRFCAYYLKKVDYLLKTTWPRQHDGLDKAGIMKRADSTEWTRLDVLRTEAGQAGDRKGIVEFKAWYRDGSGESAHHETSDFILENGQWYFIYPDIPATMPGRNDPCLCGSGKKYKKCCG